From one Lolium rigidum isolate FL_2022 chromosome 4, APGP_CSIRO_Lrig_0.1, whole genome shotgun sequence genomic stretch:
- the LOC124706631 gene encoding Bowman-Birk type wound-induced proteinase inhibitor WIP1-like — MKSSTVMVIVLLQTVLVMGILAEVNAQGYFPKCCNNCRSFSGAMFCDDVMYKCPPTCAWCRAVQVRPVKTFRCADGRTADGSCHPCKNH, encoded by the exons ATGAAGAGTAGCACTGTCATGGTGATCGTACTTCTCCAGACCGTTCTGGTCATGGGAATCCTAGCGGAGGTGAATG CCCAGGGGTACTTCCCGAAGTGCTGCAACAACTGCAGGTCCTTCTCGGGGGCCATGTTCTGTGACGACGTGATGTACAAGTGCCCTCCGACCTGTGCGTGGTGCCGCGCGGTGCAGGTGCGCCCTGTCAAGACGTTTAGGTGCGCCGACGGGAGAACTGCCGACGGCAGCTGCCATCCGTGCAAGAATCACTGA